In Micromonospora sp. WMMD980, the following are encoded in one genomic region:
- a CDS encoding amino acid adenylation domain-containing protein produces the protein MSAPARPAGPTRRAAARRAGPAPAPVDCLHRMVAAQAARTPAADAVRHGDTTLSYRDLDEAANRLARALLARGVGRGDRVGVCLPRTPELVVALLAVLKAGAAYVPLDPAYPAARVAFMTADSGARLVLTTTGLADRFPGPTVLVDRLDPTGDATDPATPATPDDLAYVIYTSGSTGRPKGVAIEHRSASTLLHWVRQTFDDTELGGMLAATSVCFDLSVFEIFGPLAWGGRVLLVDDVLALAAPGADRLPVTLVNTVPAAMGELLTAGALPPGVRTVCLAGEPLTAALAARVWARPHVRRLCNLYGPSEDTTYSTWAEVPRDGGDPPIGRPLPGTRAYVLDPDGRPVPPGEAGELYLAGAGLARGYLDRPAETGARFRPDPFRPGERMYRTGDRVRLRPDGQLAYLGRLDDQVKLRGYRIELGEVAARLAALPGVREATAAVRPGPSGDPLLVGYLVGDRRDDVRARLAEVLPAPLVPAAVVWLDRLPTLPNGKVDRAALPAPDLGSAADHDSLDGTAAVVAEVWWDLLGVPVTGPDDDFLALGGDSLLAVRCATRLTDVTGHRVDPGDLFAHPTVAALAARLDALAPPRGEPAHRPDGPGAAGHPAARLDPGPAAAGSPTGDGPAPLSAAQRRFWFLHRLDPADTSYLLAFAVRFAAPLKADRLTRALHRVVDRHPALRTVLAAGPDGPVQVVRPDARPDLVVAPPEPGTALDDRLARLTAGATADPMDLATGPLLRACLVPDAAGRAEALLLVAHHAIADDWSFGVLVRDLAESYDDPDAPAEPAPGPAVLAAAQHAWLAGPAGRRALDELLRELRGAPTLLEIRRGPRLTPAVEQGPPANHPARRGAALRTTVDLTTAAAVRELARTRRVSLHMVGLAAFAALLGAETGRDDLLVGVAFAGRTSVAAERGVGCHVNTLPLRLRPAPDRSFADLLAEARRATLFAAARQDVPFDRLVERLRPVRRADRNPLVQVAFGVQNAPPARHRSVAGGAFTGVELTPDTARLDLTLWLDDRRGGLAALWTYRTDLCDHDTVAAWHRRLTALLRTAAADPRRSLADCVDTAGSER, from the coding sequence GTGAGCGCGCCCGCCCGGCCCGCCGGCCCGACCCGCCGCGCCGCCGCCCGCCGGGCCGGCCCCGCCCCGGCGCCGGTGGACTGCCTGCACCGGATGGTCGCCGCGCAGGCCGCCCGCACCCCGGCCGCGGACGCGGTCCGGCACGGCGACACCACGCTGTCCTACCGGGACCTCGACGAGGCGGCGAACCGGCTGGCCCGGGCGCTGCTGGCGCGGGGGGTCGGGCGCGGCGACCGGGTCGGCGTCTGCCTGCCCCGTACGCCGGAGCTGGTGGTCGCGCTGCTCGCGGTGCTCAAGGCCGGAGCCGCGTACGTGCCGCTGGACCCGGCGTACCCGGCGGCCCGGGTGGCGTTCATGACCGCCGACTCGGGGGCGCGGCTGGTGCTGACCACCACCGGCCTCGCCGACCGGTTCCCCGGCCCGACCGTGCTCGTGGACCGGCTCGACCCGACCGGTGACGCCACCGACCCGGCGACGCCGGCCACCCCGGACGACCTGGCGTACGTCATCTACACCTCCGGCTCCACCGGACGCCCCAAGGGCGTGGCCATCGAGCACCGCTCGGCGTCGACGCTGCTGCACTGGGTCCGGCAGACCTTCGACGACACCGAGCTGGGTGGGATGCTCGCCGCCACCTCGGTCTGCTTCGACCTCTCCGTCTTCGAGATCTTCGGCCCGCTCGCCTGGGGCGGCCGGGTGCTGCTCGTCGACGACGTGCTGGCGCTCGCCGCGCCGGGCGCGGACCGGCTGCCGGTCACGCTCGTCAACACCGTGCCGGCCGCGATGGGCGAACTGCTCACCGCCGGGGCGCTGCCGCCCGGCGTCCGCACGGTCTGCCTGGCCGGTGAGCCACTGACCGCCGCGCTGGCCGCCCGGGTGTGGGCGCGTCCGCACGTGCGCCGGCTGTGCAACCTCTACGGCCCGTCCGAGGACACCACGTACTCCACCTGGGCCGAGGTGCCGCGCGACGGCGGTGACCCGCCGATCGGCCGTCCGCTGCCGGGCACCCGGGCGTACGTGCTCGACCCGGACGGGCGGCCGGTGCCGCCCGGCGAGGCGGGTGAGTTGTACCTGGCCGGCGCCGGGCTGGCCCGCGGCTACCTGGACCGGCCGGCGGAGACCGGGGCCCGGTTCCGGCCGGACCCGTTCCGGCCGGGCGAGCGGATGTACCGCACCGGGGACCGGGTCCGGTTGCGCCCGGACGGGCAGCTCGCCTACCTGGGCCGGCTGGACGACCAGGTGAAGCTGCGCGGCTACCGGATCGAGCTGGGCGAGGTGGCCGCCCGGCTCGCCGCCCTGCCCGGCGTGCGCGAGGCGACCGCCGCCGTCCGGCCCGGCCCGAGCGGGGACCCGCTGCTGGTCGGCTACCTGGTCGGGGACCGGCGCGACGACGTCCGGGCCCGGCTGGCCGAGGTGCTGCCGGCGCCGCTGGTGCCGGCGGCCGTGGTCTGGCTGGACCGGCTGCCGACGCTCCCCAACGGCAAGGTGGACCGGGCGGCCCTGCCCGCGCCGGACCTCGGCTCCGCCGCCGACCACGATTCGCTCGACGGCACCGCCGCCGTGGTGGCGGAGGTCTGGTGGGACCTGCTCGGGGTGCCGGTCACCGGCCCGGACGACGACTTCCTCGCGCTCGGCGGCGACTCGCTGCTGGCCGTCCGGTGCGCCACCCGGCTGACCGACGTGACCGGCCACCGGGTCGACCCCGGCGACCTGTTCGCCCACCCGACCGTCGCCGCGCTCGCCGCCCGCCTCGACGCGCTCGCCCCGCCCCGGGGTGAACCGGCGCACCGGCCCGACGGTCCGGGCGCTGCCGGCCACCCGGCGGCCCGGCTCGACCCCGGGCCGGCAGCGGCCGGATCCCCGACCGGGGACGGGCCGGCGCCGCTGTCCGCGGCGCAGCGGCGGTTCTGGTTCCTGCACCGGCTCGACCCGGCCGACACGTCCTACCTGCTGGCGTTCGCGGTCCGCTTCGCCGCGCCACTGAAGGCGGACCGGCTGACCCGGGCGCTGCACCGGGTGGTCGACAGGCATCCCGCGCTGCGCACCGTCCTCGCCGCCGGGCCGGACGGGCCGGTGCAGGTGGTCCGCCCGGACGCCCGACCGGACCTCGTCGTCGCGCCGCCCGAGCCGGGCACCGCGCTCGACGACCGGCTCGCCCGGCTGACCGCCGGGGCCACCGCCGACCCGATGGACCTGGCGACCGGGCCGCTGCTGCGCGCCTGCCTGGTGCCCGACGCCGCCGGCCGGGCGGAGGCGCTGCTGCTGGTGGCGCACCACGCGATCGCCGACGACTGGTCGTTCGGGGTGCTGGTGCGCGACCTCGCGGAGTCCTACGACGACCCGGACGCGCCCGCCGAGCCGGCGCCCGGGCCGGCCGTCCTCGCCGCCGCGCAGCACGCCTGGCTCGCCGGCCCCGCCGGCCGCCGCGCGCTCGACGAGCTGCTCCGCGAGCTGCGCGGCGCCCCCACCCTCCTGGAGATAAGGAGGGGCCCCCGCTTAACGCCTGCGGTAGAGCAGGGGCCCCCTGCTAACCACCCGGCCCGGCGCGGCGCCGCGCTGCGGACCACGGTGGACCTGACGACCGCGGCGGCGGTGCGGGAGCTGGCCCGGACGCGCCGGGTCAGTTTGCACATGGTGGGGCTGGCCGCGTTCGCCGCGCTGCTCGGCGCGGAAACCGGCCGGGACGACCTGCTGGTCGGTGTCGCCTTCGCCGGGCGCACCAGCGTGGCCGCCGAACGCGGCGTCGGGTGCCACGTCAACACGCTGCCGCTGCGCCTGCGCCCGGCCCCGGACCGGAGCTTCGCCGACCTGCTCGCCGAGGCGCGTCGGGCCACGCTGTTCGCCGCCGCCCGCCAGGACGTCCCGTTCGACAGGCTTGTCGAGCGGCTGCGCCCGGTCCGCCGGGCGGACCGCAACCCGCTGGTGCAGGTCGCGTTCGGGGTGCAGAACGCCCCACCGGCCCGGCACCGCAGCGTCGCCGGCGGCGCGTTCACCGGCGTCGAGCTGACCCCGGACACCGCCCGCCTCGACCTGACGCTCTGGCTGGACGACAGGCGCGGCGGGCTGGCGGCGCTCTGGACCTACCGCACCGACCTGTGCGACCACGACACGGTGGCGGCCTGGCACCGCCGCCTCACCGCGCTGCTGCGCACCGCCGCCGCCGACCCCCGGCGCAGTCTGGCCGACTGCGTCGACACCGCTGGGAGTGAGAGATGA
- a CDS encoding TauD/TfdA family dioxygenase, with the protein MTDQIRVARPVPRRGRERNLVDVRPDWPGGPLPALVRANVPDVDLAGWLAGHRDEVDELARRAGAVLFRGFAVAGADDFRTVMGALSGDVLAYGERSSPRSRVADGVYTSTEHPADQPIVLHNEQSYTVTWPLRIVFHCEVAPAAGGRTPLADSRRVLARLRPETVDGFARRGVLYRRNYLPGISLSWQTAFQTDSRAEVEAYCARALIDVEWVGETQLRTRQVRPAVRRHPVTGERTWFNHALFFHVTSLPADVSAGLRAALADEDLPYQTAYGDGTPIGDDVLAELRAAYAAETRSFDWHEGDVLLVENMLAAHAREPFTPPRRILTAMSDPVAAPELHTEDGAS; encoded by the coding sequence ATGACCGATCAGATCCGGGTCGCGCGGCCCGTCCCCCGCCGCGGCCGGGAACGGAACCTGGTGGACGTACGACCGGACTGGCCCGGCGGCCCGCTGCCGGCGCTGGTGCGGGCCAATGTGCCCGACGTGGACCTGGCCGGCTGGCTGGCCGGGCACCGCGACGAGGTGGACGAGCTGGCCCGCCGCGCCGGCGCGGTGCTGTTCCGCGGCTTCGCGGTGGCCGGCGCGGACGACTTCCGCACCGTGATGGGCGCGCTCTCCGGCGACGTGCTGGCCTACGGCGAACGGTCCTCGCCGCGCAGCCGGGTCGCCGACGGCGTCTACACCTCCACCGAACACCCGGCCGACCAGCCGATCGTGCTGCACAACGAGCAGTCGTACACGGTCACCTGGCCGCTGCGCATCGTGTTCCACTGCGAGGTCGCGCCGGCCGCCGGTGGGCGTACGCCGCTGGCGGACAGCCGCCGGGTGTTGGCCCGGCTGCGCCCGGAGACGGTCGACGGGTTCGCGCGACGGGGCGTGCTCTACCGGCGCAACTACCTGCCCGGCATCAGCCTGTCCTGGCAGACCGCGTTCCAGACCGACTCCCGTGCCGAGGTCGAGGCGTACTGCGCGCGGGCGCTGATCGACGTGGAATGGGTGGGCGAGACGCAGTTGCGCACCCGGCAGGTGCGCCCGGCGGTGCGACGGCACCCGGTCACCGGGGAACGCACCTGGTTCAACCACGCGTTGTTCTTCCACGTCACCTCGCTGCCGGCGGACGTGAGCGCCGGGCTGCGGGCGGCGCTGGCCGATGAGGACCTGCCCTACCAGACCGCGTACGGCGACGGCACGCCCATCGGAGACGACGTGCTGGCCGAGCTGCGCGCCGCGTACGCCGCGGAGACCCGCTCGTTCGACTGGCACGAGGGGGACGTGCTGCTGGTGGAGAACATGCTCGCCGCGCACGCCCGGGAGCCGTTCACCCCGCCCCGGCGGATCCTCACCGCGATGTCCGACCCGGTCGCGGCGCCGGAGCTGCACACCGAGGACGGTGCGTCATGA
- a CDS encoding TauD/TfdA family dioxygenase, which produces MSAPGPRRRAAGGTVTAPVTRRTLGPDDFVLLVEAAVPDLDLAGWLAGRRAELLADLDRHAAVFFRGFDVRSADDFGRAARAVGPDLLGYLERAAPRHEVADKVFTSTEFNAAQWIPLHHEMSYSHNWPTHLYFHCAQPATGSGGATPLAAERVITPLIPAEVRERFARDGVRYVRNYGPHLDLPWQEAFQTTDRAAVEAYCAASATEFTWLGADGLRTVARRQATAVHPRTGETVWFNHAHLFHVSNMPPEVAAALRREYGPEGLPRNAHYGDGEPIEDEVVGGIRELYRQHAISVPWRRGDVLVVDNFLATHGREPFTGDRQILVAMSDLYVNRSVW; this is translated from the coding sequence ATGAGCGCCCCCGGACCCCGCCGCCGTGCCGCTGGTGGCACGGTCACCGCGCCGGTGACCCGCCGCACGCTCGGCCCGGACGACTTCGTGCTGCTTGTCGAGGCCGCCGTGCCCGACCTCGACCTGGCCGGCTGGCTCGCCGGGCGGCGGGCCGAGCTGCTGGCCGACCTGGACCGGCACGCCGCGGTCTTCTTCCGCGGCTTCGACGTGCGCAGCGCCGACGACTTCGGCCGGGCGGCCCGGGCGGTCGGCCCGGACCTGCTCGGCTACCTGGAGCGGGCCGCGCCCCGGCACGAGGTGGCCGACAAGGTGTTCACCTCCACCGAGTTCAACGCCGCCCAGTGGATCCCGCTGCACCACGAGATGTCGTACTCGCACAACTGGCCGACGCACCTCTACTTCCACTGCGCGCAGCCGGCCACCGGCAGCGGCGGCGCGACCCCGCTGGCCGCCGAGCGGGTGATCACCCCGTTGATCCCGGCGGAGGTGCGGGAACGGTTCGCCCGCGACGGCGTCCGCTACGTGCGCAACTACGGCCCGCACCTGGACCTGCCCTGGCAGGAGGCGTTCCAGACCACCGACCGGGCGGCGGTGGAGGCATACTGCGCCGCCTCGGCGACGGAGTTCACCTGGCTGGGCGCCGACGGGCTGCGGACCGTGGCGCGGCGGCAGGCGACGGCCGTCCACCCGCGTACCGGCGAGACGGTGTGGTTCAACCACGCCCACCTGTTCCACGTGTCGAACATGCCGCCCGAGGTGGCCGCCGCGCTGAGACGCGAGTACGGCCCGGAGGGGCTGCCCCGCAACGCCCACTACGGCGACGGCGAGCCGATCGAGGACGAGGTGGTCGGCGGCATCCGCGAGCTGTACCGGCAGCACGCGATCTCCGTGCCCTGGCGGCGCGGCGACGTGCTGGTGGTGGACAACTTCCTGGCCACCCACGGCCGGGAACCCTTCACCGGCGACCGGCAGATCCTGGTCGCCATGTCCGACCTCTACGTCAACCGGAGTGTGTGGTGA
- a CDS encoding non-ribosomal peptide synthetase: MNGYRLSPVQRLAWAGKQDLVRARVRLDRPLDAARLQAAVDAVVARHEALRLTLVHHPGLRVPLQDVDDDRTVTVGAQGELSVTLTDDALELAATPLVADPASLRLVLADLAGAYAGDLPPADEEALQFLDVTEWQVEERDAAPAPAPVAPAARLVEPHGDDPGAVVTGTLPAADLAGIAEAAGCPAETVLLAAWAVAVARRAEAPDGAEESDLVLARWHDGRRAEGTAAVVGPLGGYGPLRLALPLPAAPAELLAAVRAAEAAADETFHLVDPVDDSTGAVAGFAVQPTVAPDTLAALGAVTAEVPVPPPPTGPRLTVLTGDGTGDGEGDGDGEGDGDGEGDGDGEGDGIGTGEGEVTLRVTGGQWLLDSLVAVLRSLPAALAGDAPLAVLGAGEASWLSGAGGTAATAPARTLADLLDAGLATMAAQAPAVVAADGAYPVEELDRRAARVAAALAARGLTGAPVGVLATRSRETVVAFVGVLRAGAVFVPLDPDAPAPRLAAQVRAVGAECVIGLGGPATVSVDELVAAGGPPPAAPAPTDPAYVIFTSGSTGTPRPVRVSHAAAAHLTGALEETVYASSPPGLRVAVNAPLTFDASVKQLVQLAHGRGLFLVPEGVRRDGAALAGALAAHRVDVLDLTPSQLRILLAGAGDARLPGLLLLGGEAVPEDLWAEVAALPGVRAVNLYGPTECTVDSTAAEIRAGDPPTIGRPLPGVAVRVLDERLRPVPPGVAGELCVAGPQLADGYLGDEEATARRFVALPLPDGGVERVYRTGDRVRFDAERRLRYLGRLDDQVKIHGFRVEPGEVAAVLRGHPEVADAAVVARDDDGYGDRLVAYVRPRAGAALDLTRVTGINPHETRYLYDEIFTQRVYLRDGIVLRPGATVLDVGANIGMFSLFVHQVCPDATIHAFEPVPTVVEALRRNVAEFGVPATVHAHGLSRKPGEVSFTYYPGYSMMSGHAAYADPDAEIGVIKRYLANERDAGAGERDVLLDRADELLAERFAGRELTVPVRPLSAVLDELAPARIDLLKIDVQRAEADVLAGLDDRHWPLVAQVAMEVHDAPGTATAGRLAELVAVLEERGFTVVTRQDDLLAGTDRHTLHAVRPEYAATSDAVADTAPATGSVAPPREWLAERLPAHLVPAAVVVLDELPLTRNGKLDRAALPAPAPERPAGDPAATPANRAEEILVEAWREVLGVATFGVTDSFFALGGDSIRSIQMQVAAQKRGLSFQLNDIFTHQTIRELVAHGRITLDGVVPEPAADQGRFALVGAADRERLPDGLADAYPMTALQLGMVYHGELTGDPAVYHNVTAHEVAAPLDSPALRRALAALVDAHPVLRTGFALGAYAEPLQLVHARVPVDLPVTDLTGLDAPARRARIDALVAEERRRPFDLTRPPLLRLHAVRTGGDGFTLLVAEHHAVLDGWSLHLFLADLLAGYDRERAGTPAPIDAGLPFREYVAAERAALADPATRRFWLDGAGAAAPLLVGGARPRTTTTQRVPLRAGTTERVAAGARDAGVPVKSWLFAVHLRLLGELAGRDDVVSGLVVGGRPEGEGSADTLGLFLNTLPVRIALGSRSVAELAAEAWRAERELMGRHRFPLAEIVRAGGAGPRFDHFFNWTHFPPPRPAGDGSRIVDSRGVTVDVAFSLAVDAELDAGRLGLMVQYDHRHVPADRVDALADGFRRLLAADPDAPLPSVAAPSPVAAEDARQRWAGRVAAAWQEVLGTAPRDPEAGFLAAGGDSLRALRLVTVLRQRHGSDLTLPEFTTLGSYRALVDRVARG, translated from the coding sequence GTGAACGGATACCGGCTGTCCCCGGTCCAGCGGCTGGCCTGGGCCGGCAAACAGGATCTGGTCCGGGCCCGGGTGCGGCTGGACCGGCCGCTCGATGCGGCCCGGTTGCAGGCCGCCGTGGACGCGGTGGTGGCCCGGCACGAGGCGCTGCGGCTGACCCTGGTGCACCACCCGGGCCTGCGGGTGCCGTTGCAGGACGTGGACGACGACCGGACCGTCACCGTCGGCGCGCAGGGCGAGCTGTCGGTGACGCTCACCGACGACGCGCTGGAGCTGGCCGCCACCCCGCTGGTCGCCGACCCGGCCAGCCTGCGCCTGGTCCTGGCCGACCTGGCCGGGGCGTACGCGGGTGACCTGCCGCCGGCCGACGAGGAGGCGTTGCAGTTCCTCGACGTCACCGAGTGGCAGGTGGAGGAGCGGGACGCCGCGCCGGCGCCCGCGCCGGTCGCCCCGGCCGCCCGGCTGGTCGAGCCGCACGGTGACGACCCGGGCGCGGTGGTCACCGGCACGCTGCCCGCCGCCGACCTGGCCGGCATCGCCGAGGCCGCCGGTTGCCCCGCCGAGACGGTGCTGCTGGCCGCCTGGGCGGTCGCGGTCGCCCGCCGGGCCGAGGCGCCGGACGGGGCCGAGGAGTCGGACCTGGTGCTGGCCCGCTGGCACGACGGCCGCCGGGCCGAGGGCACCGCCGCCGTGGTCGGTCCGCTGGGCGGCTACGGCCCGCTGCGGCTGGCCCTGCCGCTGCCGGCCGCGCCGGCCGAGCTGCTGGCCGCCGTACGCGCCGCCGAGGCCGCCGCCGACGAGACGTTCCACCTGGTCGACCCGGTCGACGACAGCACCGGCGCGGTCGCCGGGTTCGCGGTGCAGCCGACGGTCGCACCGGACACCCTCGCCGCCCTGGGCGCGGTGACCGCCGAGGTGCCCGTCCCGCCGCCGCCGACCGGCCCCCGGCTCACCGTGCTCACCGGCGACGGCACCGGCGACGGCGAGGGCGACGGCGACGGCGAGGGCGACGGCGACGGCGAGGGCGACGGCGACGGCGAGGGCGACGGCATCGGCACCGGCGAGGGCGAGGTCACGCTCCGGGTCACCGGCGGGCAGTGGCTGCTCGACTCGCTGGTGGCGGTGCTGCGCAGCCTGCCGGCCGCGCTGGCCGGGGACGCGCCGCTGGCGGTGCTCGGCGCCGGCGAGGCGAGCTGGCTGTCCGGGGCCGGCGGAACGGCGGCCACGGCGCCGGCGCGTACCCTCGCCGACCTGCTCGACGCCGGCCTGGCCACGATGGCGGCGCAGGCCCCGGCCGTGGTGGCGGCGGACGGCGCGTACCCGGTCGAGGAGCTGGACCGGCGGGCCGCGCGGGTGGCCGCGGCGCTCGCCGCGCGCGGCCTGACCGGCGCGCCGGTGGGCGTGCTCGCGACCCGGTCCCGGGAGACCGTGGTGGCGTTCGTCGGCGTGCTGCGGGCCGGCGCGGTGTTCGTGCCGCTCGACCCGGACGCCCCGGCGCCACGCCTGGCCGCGCAGGTGCGCGCGGTCGGCGCGGAGTGCGTGATCGGCCTCGGCGGCCCGGCGACCGTGTCCGTGGACGAGCTGGTCGCGGCCGGCGGCCCGCCGCCGGCGGCGCCGGCCCCGACCGACCCGGCGTACGTCATCTTCACCTCCGGCTCGACCGGCACGCCGCGGCCGGTGCGGGTGTCGCACGCCGCCGCCGCGCACCTGACCGGCGCGCTGGAGGAGACGGTGTACGCGAGCAGCCCGCCCGGCCTGCGGGTGGCGGTGAACGCGCCGCTGACGTTCGACGCCTCGGTGAAGCAGCTCGTGCAACTCGCGCACGGGCGCGGCCTGTTCCTGGTGCCGGAGGGCGTGCGGCGCGACGGCGCGGCGCTCGCCGGCGCGCTGGCCGCGCACCGGGTGGACGTGCTCGACCTGACCCCGTCGCAACTGCGGATCCTGCTCGCCGGCGCGGGGGACGCCCGGCTGCCCGGGCTGCTGCTGCTCGGCGGCGAGGCCGTGCCCGAGGACCTGTGGGCCGAGGTGGCGGCGCTGCCGGGCGTGCGCGCGGTCAACCTCTACGGCCCGACCGAGTGCACGGTGGACAGCACCGCGGCGGAGATCCGGGCCGGCGACCCACCGACGATCGGCCGGCCGCTGCCGGGCGTCGCGGTGCGGGTGCTCGACGAGCGGCTGCGCCCGGTGCCGCCCGGCGTGGCCGGGGAGCTGTGTGTGGCCGGCCCGCAGCTCGCCGACGGCTATCTCGGCGACGAGGAGGCGACCGCCCGCCGGTTCGTGGCGCTGCCGCTGCCCGACGGCGGCGTCGAGCGGGTCTACCGCACCGGTGACCGGGTCCGCTTCGACGCCGAGCGGCGGTTGCGCTACCTGGGTCGGCTCGACGACCAGGTGAAGATCCACGGTTTCCGGGTGGAGCCGGGCGAGGTCGCCGCCGTGCTGCGCGGCCACCCGGAGGTCGCCGACGCCGCGGTGGTCGCCCGCGACGACGACGGGTACGGCGACCGGCTGGTGGCCTACGTCCGGCCCCGTGCCGGCGCCGCGCTGGACCTGACCCGGGTCACCGGGATCAACCCGCACGAGACCCGCTACCTGTACGACGAGATCTTCACCCAGCGGGTCTACCTCCGGGACGGGATCGTGCTGCGCCCCGGCGCGACGGTGCTGGACGTGGGCGCGAACATCGGCATGTTCTCGCTCTTCGTGCACCAGGTCTGTCCGGACGCGACGATCCACGCGTTCGAGCCGGTGCCGACCGTGGTGGAGGCGTTGCGCCGCAACGTCGCCGAGTTCGGCGTGCCGGCCACGGTGCACGCGCACGGGCTGTCCCGGAAGCCCGGCGAGGTCTCGTTCACCTACTACCCGGGCTATTCGATGATGTCCGGCCACGCCGCGTACGCCGACCCGGACGCCGAGATCGGCGTGATCAAGCGGTACCTGGCCAACGAACGCGACGCCGGCGCGGGTGAGCGGGACGTGCTGCTCGACCGGGCCGACGAGCTGCTCGCCGAGCGCTTCGCCGGCCGGGAGCTGACCGTGCCGGTCCGACCGCTGTCGGCCGTGCTCGACGAGCTGGCACCGGCCCGGATCGACCTGTTGAAGATCGACGTGCAGCGCGCCGAGGCGGACGTCCTGGCCGGACTGGACGACCGGCACTGGCCGCTGGTCGCGCAGGTCGCCATGGAGGTGCACGACGCGCCGGGCACCGCCACCGCCGGCCGGTTGGCCGAGCTGGTGGCGGTGCTGGAGGAGCGGGGCTTCACCGTGGTCACCCGCCAGGACGACCTACTGGCCGGCACCGACCGGCACACCCTGCACGCGGTCCGCCCGGAGTACGCCGCCACCTCGGACGCGGTGGCGGACACCGCCCCGGCGACCGGATCCGTCGCGCCGCCCCGGGAGTGGCTCGCCGAACGGCTGCCGGCGCACCTGGTGCCGGCCGCGGTGGTGGTGCTGGACGAGCTGCCGCTGACCCGCAACGGCAAGCTCGACCGGGCGGCGCTGCCCGCGCCCGCACCGGAGCGACCGGCCGGCGACCCGGCGGCGACACCCGCGAACCGGGCCGAGGAGATCCTGGTCGAGGCGTGGCGCGAGGTGCTCGGCGTGGCCACGTTCGGCGTGACGGACAGCTTCTTCGCGCTCGGCGGCGACTCCATCCGCAGCATCCAGATGCAGGTGGCGGCGCAGAAGCGCGGGCTGTCGTTCCAGCTCAACGACATCTTCACCCACCAGACCATCCGGGAGCTGGTGGCGCACGGCCGGATCACGCTGGACGGCGTCGTGCCCGAGCCGGCCGCGGACCAGGGGCGGTTCGCCCTGGTCGGCGCCGCCGACCGGGAGCGGCTGCCGGACGGGCTGGCCGACGCGTACCCGATGACCGCGCTCCAGCTCGGCATGGTCTACCACGGCGAGCTGACCGGCGACCCGGCCGTCTACCACAACGTCACCGCGCACGAGGTGGCCGCGCCGCTGGACTCCCCGGCGCTGCGCCGGGCGCTCGCCGCGCTGGTGGACGCGCACCCGGTGCTGCGCACCGGCTTCGCGCTCGGCGCGTACGCCGAGCCGTTGCAGCTCGTGCACGCGCGGGTGCCGGTCGACCTGCCGGTGACGGACCTGACCGGCCTCGACGCGCCGGCCCGCCGGGCCCGGATCGACGCGCTGGTCGCCGAGGAGCGCCGCCGCCCGTTCGACCTCACCCGGCCGCCGCTGTTGCGGCTGCACGCGGTCCGCACCGGCGGCGACGGGTTCACGCTGCTGGTCGCCGAGCACCACGCCGTCCTCGACGGCTGGAGCCTGCACCTGTTCCTGGCCGACCTGCTCGCCGGGTACGACCGGGAGCGGGCCGGCACGCCCGCGCCCATCGACGCCGGGCTGCCGTTCCGGGAGTACGTGGCGGCCGAGCGGGCGGCGCTGGCCGACCCGGCGACCCGCCGGTTCTGGCTGGACGGCGCCGGTGCCGCGGCGCCGCTGCTGGTCGGTGGCGCACGGCCGCGGACCACCACCACCCAGCGGGTGCCGCTGCGGGCCGGCACCACCGAGCGGGTCGCCGCTGGCGCCCGGGACGCCGGGGTGCCGGTCAAGTCCTGGCTCTTCGCCGTGCACCTGCGGCTGCTCGGCGAGCTGGCCGGCCGGGACGACGTGGTCAGCGGCCTGGTCGTCGGCGGCCGGCCGGAGGGCGAGGGCAGCGCCGACACGCTCGGGCTGTTCCTCAACACGCTGCCGGTGCGCATCGCGCTGGGCAGCCGGTCGGTGGCCGAGCTGGCCGCCGAGGCGTGGCGGGCCGAGCGGGAGCTGATGGGACGCCACCGCTTCCCGCTCGCCGAGATCGTCCGGGCCGGCGGCGCGGGTCCGCGCTTCGACCACTTCTTCAACTGGACGCACTTCCCGCCGCCGCGTCCGGCCGGTGACGGCAGCCGCATCGTGGACAGCCGGGGCGTCACCGTGGACGTCGCGTTCAGCCTCGCCGTCGACGCCGAGCTGGACGCCGGGCGGCTCGGGCTGATGGTCCAGTACGACCACCGGCACGTCCCGGCCGACCGGGTGGACGCGTTGGCCGACGGCTTCCGCCGGTTGCTGGCGGCCGACCCGGACGCGCCGCTGCCGTCGGTGGCCGCACCGTCGCCGGTGGCCGCCGAGGACGCGCGGCAGCGGTGGGCGGGCCGGGTGGCGGCGGCCTGGCAGGAGGTGCTGGGCACCGCGCCACGCGACCCGGAGGCCGGCTTCCTCGCCGCCGGCGGCGACTCGCTGCGCGCGCTGCGGCTGGTCACCGTGCTGCGCCAGCGCCACGGCAGCGACCTGACGCTGCCGGAGTTCACCACGCTGGGCAGCTACCGCGCGCTGGTGGACCGGGTGGCGCGCGGATGA